The sequence GCAACGGCCTACGGCCGCGCGGCTTTCTTCAGCGCTTTGGTAAATGCCGCAAGCCTGGCAACCTCCGCCTCCACCGGCTCCACCACCAGCTCCTGCGCCGCCGCTGCAACGGCACTGTTGAGCCGTCGCCGTGCCCTGGCAGCCCTGGCCCGGGCAGCTCCGGCAGCAATGAAACGTCCGGTGATCGCCAGGAAGATTCCCAGCACCACGCCGAAGGCAATCATCAGGGTGGGCACCGGCCATCCCTCCACCCGCGGCACCTCCGGCACCGGCAGCTGAAGGTATCCCAGCGCGGCCAGGACGCCCAGCCAGCCCAGGCCAGCCAACAGGATCAGCAGCGCCAGCCACTGCACCACGTTGAACACACCCCACCACCACGCCTTGCGATTGGCACCCAGGTCCGTTCCGGCAATGGCCTGGTCCAGCGCATCGGGCAGGCGCTCCCGCCCGGTCCTCGCAGCCCCCCGGATGGCTGCCCGCCACGGGCCGGGTGCTCCGGCGCTGGCCGAGTCCGCGAACTCCCTGACCGCTGCGTCGGTGCGTGCCCGCTCCGGCGCACCCGCCGGCGGCAGTGAAGTCCGGTTCAGGCCGGCAGGAGCGCTGCTTCGCAGGTTGAGCCGCCGCAGCGGGTCAACCCGGAACCGGGAAAGCCAGCGGGTTACCGGCCAGCCGGTACGGCGCACAGATTCAAGGCGGTACGACTGCCCCACGGCCCGCACCACGGCAGGCACGTTGGCCGCGATGGCCAGTTCGTCTGCGAGCCGCGCCTTGGCCGTGGACCGGGTCCCTGCAGCCTCACCGTCACCGGAAGCCAGCCCCAGGTCCCCAGCAGCTTTGCTGATGTCCGCTTCCAGCCGCCGGGACTGTGCCTGCCGCTGGACGGCCACCTTCCGGATCGCAGCGCGCACCTCTCCGATTCCTGCCCCGGTCAGGGCGGATGCAGGAAGCACCCGGACCTGTCCCAGCCCTTC comes from Pseudarthrobacter sp. NIBRBAC000502770 and encodes:
- a CDS encoding GTPase yields the protein MSRHGAARGSSRLDGRLQGLQDACELGEGVLPDQVLQEAFDVLERASSRRSLSGDHTVVGFFGATGSGKSSLFNAVSGAEIATAAARRPTTSEPLAGVWGATGSEALLDWLEVEHRHHAAPVDGFADQGTGLILLDLPDFDSTRAANREIVQRMVGMVDVLVWVLDPQKYADASVHNGFLAPLASHGAVTLVVLNQVDRLPAHDVQPVLDSLHAILAGEGLGQVRVLPASALTGAGIGEVRAAIRKVAVQRQAQSRRLEADISKAAGDLGLASGDGEAAGTRSTAKARLADELAIAANVPAVVRAVGQSYRLESVRRTGWPVTRWLSRFRVDPLRRLNLRSSAPAGLNRTSLPPAGAPERARTDAAVREFADSASAGAPGPWRAAIRGAARTGRERLPDALDQAIAGTDLGANRKAWWWGVFNVVQWLALLILLAGLGWLGVLAALGYLQLPVPEVPRVEGWPVPTLMIAFGVVLGIFLAITGRFIAAGAARARAARARRRLNSAVAAAAQELVVEPVEAEVARLAAFTKALKKAARP